Proteins from a genomic interval of Ralstonia wenshanensis:
- a CDS encoding fimbrial protein, with protein sequence MEFSSPVEFQLLRNHYEMNNGESNQLYFWFFVRKPGSSDLIQRYIELNTSVTWIEESCSVPSQTVVLPSTRAGRLTGIGTTAGGRSFQIQINNCPKGYNKILYRLTPEGGTIENAPGVLPLSADSTAKGVKIKVTDNAGAAAAFDTSTAVDDYNKATGGSFSIPMRVSYVQTEANITPGTVNGAMSVLMEYQ encoded by the coding sequence ATGGAATTTTCATCCCCTGTCGAATTTCAGTTGCTGAGAAACCATTATGAAATGAATAACGGAGAATCTAACCAACTTTATTTCTGGTTTTTCGTAAGAAAACCGGGGAGTTCCGACCTGATCCAAAGGTACATCGAGCTCAACACGAGCGTGACCTGGATCGAAGAAAGCTGCTCGGTGCCAAGTCAGACGGTAGTGCTGCCATCCACGCGGGCAGGGCGTTTAACCGGCATCGGGACGACGGCCGGCGGGCGCAGCTTCCAGATCCAGATCAACAACTGCCCCAAGGGTTACAACAAGATTCTCTACAGGCTCACGCCGGAGGGCGGCACTATTGAGAATGCACCGGGTGTATTGCCGCTTTCCGCTGATTCCACCGCAAAGGGCGTGAAGATCAAGGTGACCGACAATGCGGGCGCGGCGGCTGCATTTGATACGTCGACCGCCGTCGATGATTACAACAAGGCTACGGGCGGCTCCTTCTCGATCCCGATGCGGGTGTCGTATGTTCAGACCGAAGCCAACATCACGCCCGGTACCGTGAATGGCGCCATGTCGGTGCTGATGGAGTATCAGTGA
- a CDS encoding XdhC family protein, with translation MDSVDLEVLKTSVRWLEQGRRVLLVTVVKTWGSSPRPEGAMLALRDDGVVIGSVSGGCIEDDLIDRVRREGLHYTQPEAVKYGISAEEAHRFGLPCGGTLQLVLEPLNASSGIDALLRAVEAGQLVARTLDMATGASTLQHATVTDGLQFDEVRLVTIHGPRYRMLVIGAGQLSRYLCQIAVGLDYQVTVCDPREEYSEEWSIPGVAMVRTMPDDTVMAMKLDERCAVIALTHDPKLDDLALMEALKTPAFYVGALGSRRNNANRRERLKEFDLSDAELARLHGPVGIYIGSRTPPEIAISILAEVTAAKNGVSLPTILQVEGAKAAREIAANATSSCAVPQT, from the coding sequence ATGGACAGCGTCGATCTCGAAGTCTTGAAAACCAGCGTGCGCTGGCTTGAACAAGGGCGCCGCGTACTGCTCGTCACGGTCGTCAAAACGTGGGGTTCGTCGCCGCGGCCCGAAGGCGCAATGCTTGCGCTGCGCGATGACGGCGTCGTCATCGGCTCGGTCTCGGGCGGCTGCATTGAAGACGACCTCATCGACCGCGTGCGCCGTGAAGGCCTGCATTACACCCAGCCCGAAGCGGTCAAATACGGCATCAGCGCTGAAGAAGCGCATCGCTTCGGCCTGCCCTGCGGCGGCACACTGCAGCTCGTGCTGGAGCCACTGAACGCCTCCAGCGGAATCGACGCCCTGCTGCGTGCCGTGGAGGCCGGTCAGCTCGTCGCCCGCACGCTCGACATGGCGACTGGCGCGTCAACGCTGCAGCACGCCACCGTCACCGACGGCCTGCAGTTTGACGAAGTGCGCCTCGTCACCATTCACGGGCCGCGTTACCGGATGCTCGTGATCGGTGCGGGACAGCTCTCGCGCTACCTGTGCCAGATCGCTGTGGGGCTCGATTACCAGGTCACCGTCTGCGACCCGCGCGAGGAATACAGCGAGGAATGGTCGATCCCGGGCGTGGCCATGGTCCGCACCATGCCCGACGATACGGTGATGGCCATGAAGCTCGACGAGCGCTGCGCCGTCATCGCCCTGACGCACGACCCCAAGCTGGACGACCTCGCGCTCATGGAGGCGCTCAAGACGCCCGCGTTCTACGTGGGCGCACTGGGCAGCCGCCGCAACAACGCCAACCGCCGCGAGCGCCTGAAGGAATTCGACCTGAGCGATGCCGAGCTGGCGCGCCTGCATGGGCCGGTCGGCATTTACATCGGCAGCCGCACGCCGCCCGAAATCGCCATCTCGATCCTGGCCGAGGTGACAGCCGCCAAGAACGGCGTATCGCTGCCGACCATCCTGCAAGTCGAGGGCGCCAAGGCCGCGCGCGAGATTGCCGCCAATGCCACGTCGAGTTGCGCTGTGCCGCAAACTTGA
- a CDS encoding 3-deoxy-7-phosphoheptulonate synthase → MKNLDNPSHDREVGTADATQDTTRIDDTRIGAVRPLISPALLLDELPVPADTQTLVEDTRRAISNILHGRDDRLLLIVGPCSIHDHDQALDYARRLKAAADALKDDLLIVMRVYFEKPRTTVGWKGYINDPRLDGSFRINEGLRAARQLLLDVNALGLPAATEFLDLLSPQYIADLIAWGAIGARTTESQSHRQLASGLSCPIGFKNGTDGGVQVASDAIIAARASHAFMGMTKMGMAAIFETRGNDDAHVILRGGKSGPNYDSAHIEATCAALRAAKLREQVMVDCSHANSNKSHERQVDVAQDLARQLSQGDHRIVGVMVESNLEAGRQDLKPGVPLKYGVSITDACLSWAQTEPVLDILAEAVRHRRAYSYDG, encoded by the coding sequence ATGAAAAACCTCGACAACCCCTCACATGATCGCGAGGTGGGCACCGCCGACGCGACGCAAGACACGACGCGCATCGACGACACCCGCATCGGCGCGGTGCGTCCGCTCATTTCCCCGGCGCTGCTCCTGGACGAGCTGCCCGTGCCTGCCGATACGCAGACGCTCGTCGAAGACACCCGCCGGGCCATCAGCAACATCCTGCACGGCCGCGACGACCGGCTGCTGCTCATCGTCGGCCCGTGCTCGATCCACGATCACGACCAGGCGCTCGATTACGCGCGCCGCCTCAAGGCTGCGGCCGATGCACTGAAGGACGACCTGCTGATCGTCATGCGCGTCTACTTTGAGAAGCCGCGCACGACGGTCGGTTGGAAGGGCTACATCAATGATCCGCGTCTGGACGGCAGCTTCCGCATCAATGAAGGGCTGCGCGCTGCGCGGCAACTCCTGCTTGACGTCAACGCCCTCGGTCTGCCCGCCGCCACGGAATTCCTCGACCTGCTGAGCCCGCAATACATTGCAGACCTCATCGCCTGGGGCGCGATCGGCGCGCGCACGACAGAAAGCCAGAGCCATCGGCAGCTTGCGTCGGGCTTGAGCTGCCCGATCGGTTTCAAGAACGGCACCGACGGCGGCGTGCAGGTTGCGTCTGACGCGATCATCGCGGCGCGCGCCAGCCATGCGTTCATGGGCATGACCAAGATGGGCATGGCCGCGATTTTCGAGACGCGCGGCAACGACGACGCGCACGTGATCCTGCGGGGCGGCAAGAGCGGGCCGAACTACGACAGCGCGCACATCGAGGCGACCTGCGCGGCGCTGCGCGCGGCAAAGTTGCGCGAACAGGTGATGGTCGACTGCTCGCACGCGAATTCAAACAAGTCGCATGAACGGCAGGTCGACGTCGCGCAGGATCTGGCGCGGCAACTATCGCAGGGTGACCACCGGATCGTCGGCGTGATGGTCGAAAGCAATCTCGAAGCGGGCCGCCAAGACCTGAAACCGGGCGTGCCGCTCAAGTACGGCGTGTCGATCACCGATGCCTGCCTGAGCTGGGCGCAGACCGAGCCCGTGCTCGACATACTGGCCGAGGCGGTTCGGCATCGGCGCGCGTATTCGTACGACGGGTGA
- a CDS encoding SDR family oxidoreductase: MSILLTGATGFVGGAIAANLAAKGLLADTRFAVRGDTPAEGLTRLRNNLRRFEFAQSTLDGITESQIVPFDLREAGAAKLGDPEIIINCAALATFSNHPSLWETNVDGVLALGRLAAQGPRLKRFLQIGTAMSCGQLADRHVSESWDVPPLEQHAVPYTYSKGMAELKLRETVPELPLVVVRPSIVVGHSTLGCEPSGSIFWMLRMVALLETFSCRLSDRVDILPVDDCAEAIVQLSTKPTLAHDLYHISAGDANSERIETLYPRFKRCKTPEEDAQALAGYVYQEKIAEKALARKFLSLTGDGNVRLVARCIHLYAKFASMSYVFDNTRLVQETGFQPRSLLAYLDRCLETSDAVPIPEQMQWDYK; the protein is encoded by the coding sequence ATGAGTATTTTGCTAACCGGTGCGACCGGTTTCGTGGGCGGCGCCATTGCCGCCAATCTGGCAGCCAAAGGTTTGCTGGCCGACACACGCTTTGCCGTGCGCGGCGACACACCTGCCGAGGGGTTGACGCGGCTGCGCAACAACCTGCGGCGTTTTGAATTCGCACAGAGCACGCTGGACGGCATTACCGAATCGCAGATCGTGCCGTTCGACCTGCGCGAAGCCGGCGCCGCCAAGCTGGGCGATCCGGAAATCATCATCAACTGCGCGGCGCTGGCAACCTTCTCGAACCACCCGTCGCTGTGGGAAACCAACGTGGATGGCGTGCTGGCGCTCGGCCGGCTGGCGGCGCAGGGCCCACGCCTGAAGCGCTTCCTGCAGATCGGCACGGCCATGTCGTGCGGCCAACTGGCGGATCGCCATGTCAGCGAAAGCTGGGATGTCCCCCCGCTGGAGCAGCATGCGGTGCCATACACGTATTCCAAGGGGATGGCCGAGCTGAAGCTGCGCGAAACAGTGCCCGAGCTGCCGCTGGTGGTGGTGCGGCCGTCCATCGTGGTCGGCCACAGCACGCTGGGGTGCGAGCCGTCGGGCAGCATCTTCTGGATGCTGCGCATGGTGGCGCTGCTCGAAACGTTCAGCTGCCGCTTGTCTGACCGCGTCGACATCCTGCCCGTGGACGACTGCGCCGAAGCCATCGTGCAGCTTTCGACCAAGCCGACGCTGGCGCACGACCTGTATCACATCAGCGCCGGCGACGCGAACTCCGAGCGCATCGAAACGCTGTACCCGCGCTTCAAGCGTTGCAAGACGCCGGAAGAAGACGCGCAGGCGCTGGCCGGCTACGTGTATCAGGAAAAAATCGCCGAGAAAGCATTGGCGCGTAAATTCCTGAGCCTGACGGGTGACGGCAACGTGCGACTGGTCGCGCGCTGCATCCACCTGTATGCCAAGTTCGCCAGCATGAGCTACGTGTTCGACAACACGCGACTGGTGCAAGAGACGGGCTTTCAGCCGCGCTCCCTGCTCGCTTACCTCGACCGCTGCCTCGAGACGTCGGACGCCGTGCCGATTCCCGAGCAGATGCAGTGGGACTATAAGTAG
- a CDS encoding methyl-accepting chemotaxis protein: MSARLTIRTRLVLSVSILFLLALLIGVAGLLGLRDANHAHEETFTNQFPSALALGESDLSLTRARTALDKAMLYPEDKGAMKLLDRTEELIAESDAAWKKYLALPRDDEEERLAKDVATKREAAAGSLRDIIKALRAGDRAAADKIMEKGVSKAFRDSNDSSLALSKKQLAFSKANYDASRDAYARFQLIVIAAIVLALVVALWCAWSLLRAIVGPLNAALAQFDRIAAGDLTERVRIDRHDEMGRLLEGLARMQTALTDTVRRVRTGSESIGAATKQIAAGNADLSQRTEEQASSLEETASSMEEMTSIVRQNADNARQASQLADSASEVASQGGAVVTDVVATMREISASSRTVSEIIGVIDGIAFQTNILALNAAVEAARAGEQGRGFAVVAGEVRNLAQRSAAAAKEIKEMIEASLSKVETGSALAERAGSTMEDIVSSIRRVTDIMGEIAAASNEQSSGIEQVNKAVTLMDEATQQNAALVEQAAAAAESLEEQAQALNAAIAAFRLA, translated from the coding sequence ATGTCCGCTCGTCTGACCATCCGCACCCGCCTGGTGCTTTCGGTTTCCATTCTGTTTCTGCTTGCCTTGCTGATTGGCGTGGCGGGCCTGCTTGGCCTGCGCGATGCCAACCATGCGCACGAGGAAACCTTCACCAATCAGTTTCCGTCCGCACTCGCGCTGGGCGAATCCGATCTGAGCCTCACGCGTGCCCGCACCGCGCTCGACAAGGCGATGCTGTATCCGGAAGACAAGGGCGCGATGAAGCTGCTCGACCGCACCGAAGAGTTGATTGCGGAATCGGATGCAGCCTGGAAGAAATACCTGGCACTGCCGCGTGACGACGAGGAGGAACGCCTGGCCAAGGACGTCGCCACCAAGCGTGAAGCGGCTGCCGGCAGCTTGCGCGACATCATCAAGGCGCTGCGCGCCGGGGATCGTGCAGCGGCAGACAAGATCATGGAAAAGGGCGTCTCCAAGGCCTTCCGCGATTCCAACGATTCGAGCCTGGCGCTGAGCAAGAAGCAACTGGCGTTCTCCAAGGCCAACTACGACGCATCGCGCGATGCTTATGCGCGCTTCCAACTGATCGTGATTGCCGCCATCGTCCTCGCGCTGGTGGTGGCGCTGTGGTGCGCGTGGTCGCTGCTGCGCGCGATCGTGGGGCCGCTGAACGCCGCGCTGGCGCAGTTCGATCGCATTGCTGCCGGTGATCTGACCGAGCGTGTGCGCATCGATCGTCACGACGAAATGGGCCGCCTGCTCGAAGGCCTGGCCCGCATGCAGACTGCACTGACCGACACCGTGCGCCGCGTGCGCACCGGCTCCGAGTCGATCGGCGCGGCCACCAAGCAGATTGCCGCCGGCAATGCAGACTTGTCGCAACGCACGGAAGAGCAGGCTAGCTCGCTGGAGGAAACCGCTTCCAGCATGGAAGAAATGACCTCCATCGTGCGTCAGAACGCCGACAACGCCCGTCAGGCCAGCCAGTTGGCCGACAGCGCCTCGGAAGTTGCGAGCCAAGGCGGCGCGGTGGTGACCGACGTGGTGGCGACCATGCGCGAGATCAGCGCGTCGTCGCGTACGGTGTCCGAAATCATTGGCGTGATCGACGGCATTGCGTTCCAGACCAACATTCTTGCACTTAACGCGGCCGTAGAAGCTGCCCGAGCCGGCGAGCAAGGCCGTGGCTTTGCCGTGGTGGCCGGTGAAGTGCGCAACCTCGCGCAGCGCAGCGCCGCCGCCGCGAAGGAAATCAAGGAAATGATCGAGGCGTCGCTGTCCAAGGTCGAGACCGGCAGCGCGCTGGCCGAACGCGCGGGCAGCACGATGGAAGACATCGTGTCGTCCATCCGCCGCGTGACCGACATCATGGGCGAAATCGCTGCCGCCTCGAACGAGCAAAGCTCTGGCATCGAGCAGGTCAACAAGGCCGTCACGCTCATGGATGAGGCCACGCAGCAGAACGCCGCGCTGGTGGAGCAGGCTGCCGCAGCGGCGGAATCGCTGGAGGAGCAGGCCCAGGCCCTGAACGCCGCCATCGCCGCATTCCGCCTCGCCTGA
- a CDS encoding DUF2252 family protein, with translation MHDSTRILLEYNAGRDPERLTRKLDAIAADPFSFFRGTNNLYAASLADAALLHDAPRTLVCGDLHLENFGSFKGDNGLVYFDMNDFDEALAAPFTVDLVRVLSSLQVASFSWKLADEDAHNLCRRFLDTYAAALVDGKPRWVERATATGIVRNLLRGLRKRNRAAYLADRTERNGNRVTLRIDGRRTLRASKEEARRARRILEAYGQQGNGQRFIAIDVARRIAGTGSLGLERYSVLARPENDPSTLRLIDIKLSIPSVWDDVLGDACSVAPWRSEAGRVVDIQRLSQAISPALLRGVVYGAKGEKPKSYVVKSLQPTADRVALGSGKNVVANLDDALQTMARVAAWCHLRGCGRHGTDLVETVQDYAAGTAWRKSALKLAAHGKDVSLKQWAEFAEDYRQARGGKSA, from the coding sequence ATGCACGACAGCACCCGCATCCTGCTTGAATACAACGCGGGGCGTGATCCCGAGCGGCTGACCCGCAAGCTCGATGCCATTGCCGCTGACCCGTTTTCATTCTTTCGCGGCACCAACAACCTGTATGCCGCGTCGCTGGCCGATGCGGCGTTGCTGCACGACGCGCCCCGCACGCTCGTCTGCGGTGACCTGCACCTCGAGAACTTTGGCAGCTTCAAGGGCGACAACGGCCTCGTCTACTTCGACATGAACGACTTTGACGAGGCACTGGCCGCGCCGTTCACAGTCGACCTGGTGCGCGTGCTGTCCAGCCTGCAGGTGGCGTCCTTCAGCTGGAAGCTGGCCGATGAAGATGCTCATAACCTGTGCCGGCGCTTTCTCGACACGTATGCGGCTGCGCTGGTTGATGGCAAGCCGCGCTGGGTTGAGCGTGCCACTGCCACGGGCATCGTGCGTAATCTGCTGCGCGGCCTGCGCAAGCGCAACCGGGCGGCGTACCTGGCTGATCGCACCGAACGCAACGGCAACCGGGTCACCCTGCGTATCGACGGCCGGCGCACTTTACGGGCAAGCAAGGAAGAGGCCCGCCGCGCGCGCCGCATTCTCGAGGCCTACGGCCAGCAGGGCAACGGCCAGCGTTTCATCGCCATCGACGTCGCGCGGCGGATTGCCGGCACAGGCAGTCTGGGCCTTGAGCGCTATTCCGTGCTCGCTCGCCCGGAAAACGACCCCTCCACGCTGCGCCTGATCGACATCAAGCTCTCCATCCCAAGTGTCTGGGACGATGTGCTGGGCGACGCCTGTAGCGTTGCGCCGTGGCGTAGTGAGGCTGGGCGCGTGGTCGATATCCAGCGCCTGTCGCAGGCCATTTCGCCCGCGCTGCTGCGCGGCGTCGTCTACGGAGCCAAGGGCGAGAAACCGAAGTCGTACGTCGTCAAGAGCCTGCAGCCGACCGCCGACCGCGTTGCGCTGGGCTCTGGCAAGAACGTGGTCGCCAACCTGGACGATGCCCTGCAGACCATGGCGCGCGTGGCAGCGTGGTGTCATTTGCGCGGCTGTGGCCGACACGGCACCGATCTCGTGGAAACAGTGCAGGACTACGCGGCCGGCACGGCGTGGCGCAAATCGGCGTTGAAGCTGGCGGCGCATGGCAAAGACGTGTCGCTCAAGCAATGGGCTGAGTTTGCTGAAGATTATCGTCAGGCGCGCGGTGGCAAGTCCGCTTAA
- a CDS encoding MgtC/SapB family protein — MTLQAIVHLNVATLVDSFISLASAFALGSLIGFERQVRQRTAGLRTNALVAVAASAFVDMAAQIGTASDTTRVIAYVVSGVGFLGAGTIMKEGLNVRGLNTAATLWGSAAVGAAAGSDLVGQAILITLFVLASNILLRPVVDRINRTPLDNQASEVTYTMCVISTSERQKEALADLERLLEEASYPISDLSVEPFGDDHVEIEAMLMSTAVNAAELDRIVTSLQSQPHVAQAFWNPSTTE; from the coding sequence ATGACGCTGCAAGCCATCGTCCATCTCAATGTCGCCACGCTGGTGGATTCGTTCATCAGCCTTGCCTCGGCCTTTGCGCTCGGGTCACTCATTGGCTTCGAGCGGCAGGTCAGGCAGCGGACTGCGGGGCTGCGCACCAATGCGCTGGTGGCGGTCGCGGCATCAGCGTTCGTCGATATGGCCGCGCAGATCGGCACCGCATCGGACACCACGCGCGTGATCGCCTATGTGGTGTCGGGCGTCGGCTTTCTGGGTGCCGGCACCATCATGAAGGAAGGTCTGAACGTGCGCGGGCTGAACACTGCCGCCACGCTGTGGGGCTCGGCCGCTGTGGGTGCGGCGGCAGGCTCCGACCTTGTTGGCCAGGCCATTCTGATTACGCTGTTCGTGCTGGCCTCGAACATCTTGCTGCGGCCGGTGGTGGACCGAATCAACCGCACTCCGCTCGACAACCAAGCCAGCGAAGTCACGTACACCATGTGCGTCATCTCCACCAGCGAGCGCCAGAAAGAGGCGCTGGCCGACCTGGAACGCCTGCTTGAAGAAGCCAGCTACCCCATCAGCGATCTGTCAGTCGAACCCTTTGGCGACGACCACGTAGAAATTGAAGCGATGCTGATGTCGACGGCCGTGAACGCGGCCGAGCTGGACCGCATCGTCACGTCGCTGCAATCGCAGCCGCACGTGGCGCAGGCATTCTGGAACCCAAGTACGACGGAATAA
- a CDS encoding glycoside hydrolase family 15 protein → MPSKIEDYALIGDCETAALVSRDGSIDWLCWPRFDSGACFAALLGTPDNGRWRLAPRAGGRTVRRRYLPGTLVLETVFETDTGSASLTDLMTARLPGTAGARDDTSDLIRIVRGLSGTVDMRMDLTLRFDYGTSVPWVSRVSELTGAAAERPCDTPDCVLRAVAGPNMTTLRTPAPIRGENLSTVADFTVSEGDAVPFVLTHSPSHLPLPASIDALEAQVDIEARWRAWAGRCHGAGEWTEAVERSLITLKALTYHRTGGVVAAPTTSLPEQLGGVRNWDYRYCWLRDATLTLLALMNAGFYDEARSWREWLERAIAGSPAQVQIMYGIAGERRLGEWTVPWLSGYEGAQPVRVGNAAAMQLQLDVYGELMDALFIARKGGLDGDEASWQLQVALMTHLESVWQTPDEGIWEVRGPSRHFTHSKVMAWVAFDRAVKTIEQFNVDGPVERWRAVRDRIHAEVCAHGYNATRGCFVQSYGGDELDAALLMLPLVGFLPASDPRIQGTVKAIEEDLLVDGLVRRYRTEAVTDGLPQGEGVFLACSFWYVDNLVMQGRQDEARALFTKLLALRNDVGLLAEEYDPRVKRLVGNFPQAFSHIALVNSALTLSAAADHVSQRTAAPARRAADDRPNPVK, encoded by the coding sequence ATGCCCTCGAAAATCGAAGATTACGCGTTGATTGGCGATTGCGAAACCGCGGCACTGGTTTCGCGCGACGGGTCCATCGACTGGCTGTGCTGGCCGAGGTTCGATTCGGGCGCCTGTTTTGCCGCGTTGCTCGGCACACCGGACAACGGCCGATGGCGCCTGGCGCCGCGGGCTGGCGGGCGCACCGTGCGGCGCCGCTACCTACCTGGCACCCTGGTGCTGGAAACCGTGTTCGAGACCGACACCGGCTCCGCCAGCTTGACAGACCTGATGACGGCCCGGCTGCCGGGCACGGCCGGTGCCCGGGATGACACGTCGGACCTCATCCGCATCGTGCGCGGGTTGTCCGGCACTGTGGACATGCGCATGGACCTCACGCTGCGCTTCGATTACGGCACATCCGTACCATGGGTGAGCCGCGTGTCCGAACTCACGGGTGCGGCTGCCGAGCGCCCATGCGACACGCCCGATTGCGTACTGCGGGCCGTGGCCGGGCCCAATATGACGACGCTCCGCACGCCTGCGCCAATCCGGGGCGAGAACCTCTCCACCGTGGCGGATTTCACGGTGAGCGAGGGTGATGCGGTCCCCTTTGTGCTCACGCATTCGCCGTCGCACCTGCCGTTGCCGGCGTCGATCGACGCACTCGAAGCGCAGGTCGACATCGAGGCGCGCTGGCGCGCGTGGGCGGGCCGCTGCCACGGTGCGGGCGAATGGACCGAAGCCGTGGAACGCTCGCTCATCACGCTCAAGGCGCTGACGTATCACCGTACCGGCGGCGTCGTGGCCGCGCCCACAACGTCGCTGCCTGAGCAGCTCGGCGGGGTGCGCAACTGGGACTACCGCTACTGCTGGCTGCGCGACGCCACCCTTACGCTGCTTGCGCTCATGAACGCCGGGTTCTATGACGAGGCGCGCAGTTGGCGCGAATGGCTCGAACGCGCAATCGCCGGCAGCCCTGCACAGGTGCAGATCATGTACGGCATTGCCGGCGAGCGTCGCCTGGGCGAGTGGACTGTTCCGTGGCTGTCCGGCTACGAAGGCGCGCAGCCCGTGCGCGTGGGTAACGCGGCCGCGATGCAGCTCCAGCTCGACGTGTACGGTGAACTGATGGACGCCCTCTTCATCGCTCGCAAAGGCGGCCTGGATGGCGACGAAGCCTCGTGGCAGTTGCAGGTCGCGCTGATGACGCACCTCGAAAGCGTCTGGCAGACGCCCGACGAAGGCATCTGGGAAGTCCGGGGGCCGTCGCGCCATTTCACGCATTCCAAGGTCATGGCGTGGGTGGCGTTCGACCGCGCCGTCAAAACCATCGAGCAATTCAACGTGGACGGCCCGGTAGAGCGCTGGCGCGCCGTGCGCGATCGCATCCACGCGGAGGTTTGTGCGCACGGCTACAACGCCACGCGCGGCTGCTTCGTTCAGAGCTACGGCGGCGATGAGCTAGACGCCGCGCTTCTGATGCTGCCGCTCGTCGGCTTTCTGCCGGCGTCCGACCCCCGCATCCAGGGCACGGTCAAGGCCATCGAAGAAGACCTGCTCGTTGATGGCCTCGTGCGCCGCTACCGCACCGAAGCCGTGACCGACGGCCTGCCCCAGGGCGAAGGCGTATTCCTCGCCTGCAGCTTCTGGTATGTCGACAACCTCGTCATGCAAGGCCGCCAGGACGAAGCTCGCGCGCTTTTCACCAAGCTGCTGGCACTGCGCAATGACGTGGGCCTACTGGCCGAAGAATACGACCCGCGCGTGAAACGGCTGGTTGG